From a region of the Coffea arabica cultivar ET-39 chromosome 3e, Coffea Arabica ET-39 HiFi, whole genome shotgun sequence genome:
- the LOC113737723 gene encoding probable disease resistance protein At5g45490, giving the protein MGSVDFGEVTHYLLTKFSALLVEAGTDKDLSRLSCISRFRSAETLIKSKYANAINTCKITTRANSCTDLDIRELLYDLISALSECRAFAQQHRGAGAGAAAGGHKKGFLRFKHLWFISRTNRKLDDLDKRLKQIFSGEISTGADPASIAGNNEDDDDDAYDDEEADFSAGFVGLDPAAETVQKFIVEGCEDDTNTILKGFGIVGFGGSGKTTLARKVFLNLKNMFWPRIWVSLSGTLCDAAVSVDLRVKILRKMLEQAGGDVSELSTNVGDIPNLTEKLYRLLTGKRYLIVLDEVWHVNGWYGDLCSEQPKGDASFGDCISHALPKDSGGRIIVTTRRKNVATQMVGEENLKRIDTLLGKEIGWSVFSEAVREDGRVDVNNNTLLKMEEIIKKNCAGHPLFARTLATIIPEQIHVEEREDRENEDLIEFLEALLRDSSP; this is encoded by the coding sequence atgggatcGGTGGATTTCGGAGAAGTAACCCATTATCTCTTGACTAAGTTCTCTGCCCTTCTTGTCGAAGCAGGAACAGATAAAGATCTCAGCAGACTTTCTTGCATCTCTCGCTTCCGAAGTGCAGAGACCCTCATCAAATCCAAGTACGCCAACGCTATCAATACTTGCAAAATAACCACCCGTGCTAATTCTTGTACGGATCTTGACATCCGGGAGTTGCTCTATGACCTCATTTCTGCACTCTCAGAGTGCCGCGCTTTCGCCCAACAGCATCGCGGGGCCGGGGCCGGAGCCGCGGCCGGGGGGCACAAGAAGGGTTTCTTGCGATTCAAGCATTtgtggttcattagtcgcacgAATCGAAAGCTGGATGACCTAGACAAGAGGCTCAAACAAATTTTCAGTGGAGAGATTTCAACTGGGGCAGATCCCGCCTCGATTGCTGGTAATAATGAGGACGACGACGATGATGCTTATGATGATGAAGAAGCAGACTTTTCAGCGGGGTTTGTAGGATTGGATCCAGCAGCGGAAACAGTCCAGAAATTTATAGTTGAGGGATGTGAAGATGATACTAATACTATACTGAAGGGGTTTGGAATTGTGGGGTTTGGGGGATCAGGGAAAACCACGCTTGCCCGGAaggttttcttgaatttgaaaaatatgttcTGGCCAAGGATTTGGGTTTCTTTGTCTGGGACCCTTTGTGATGCGGCGGTGAGCGTGGACTTGAGAGTGAAGATTTTAAGGAAAATGCTGGAGCAGGCTGGTGGTGATGTCTCAGAATTGTCGACTAATGTTGGCGATATTCCCAATCTCACTGAGAAGCTTTACCGTCTGTTGACAGGCAAGAGGTATCTTATTGTGCTGGATGAGGTCTGGCATGTTAATGGTTGGTATGGGGATTTATGCTCTGAGCAGCCAAAAGGCGATGCATCATTCGGGGACTGCATATCTCATGCCTTGCCCAAAGATAGTGGTGGGAGAATCATTGTCACAACTAGGCGAAAGAATGTTGCAACACAGATGGTAGGTGAGGAGAACTTGAAGCGAATTGATACTCTGCTGGGCAAAGAGATTGGCTGGTCAGTGTTTTCTGAAGCTGTACGTGAAGATGGAAGAGTTGATGTGAATAACAACACTCTGTTGAAGATGGAGgagataataaaaaaaaattgtgctgGCCATCCCTTATTTGCCAGGACTTTAGCAACGATAATTCCAGAACAAATCCATGTAGAGGAGCGGGAGGACAGGGAGAATGAGGATTTGATCGAGTTTCTAGAGGCCCTGCTCAGAGATTCTAGTCCATAA